The region CGGCTGCGCCGAGGAGCCCGCTACTCCGACGGAACGCCGGTCACCGTCAAGGACGTCTCGACCGCGCTCAAGATGTACGCGGGCGTCAACGGCTCGTTCATCGTCGGCCTCTTCCCCGAGATGCCCACCGTCGAGCCGGTCGACGAGCGCACCTTCCGCCTGCACACCAGGCGCCCGGTGCCCATCCTCGACCAGTTGATGGCCAACATCCTGATCAGCCCCGCCGCGCGGAACCGGCCCGAGGAGCTGTCCGGCGGTGTGGGCTCCGGCCCGTACCTGGTCACCTCGGCCAACTCCGGCACCGGCGAGTACACCCTGGACGCCAACCCCCGGTACTGGGGGCGGCGCCCCACCGTGGACCGGGTACGGGTGCGCTTCGTCCCCGAGGAGTCCAGCCGGGTCGTCGCCGTGCGCAGCGGTGAGCTGGATGTCATCGACACCATCACGCCCGACTCCGCCGAGCAGCTCAAGGGGTTGCCGGGGGTGCGTCTGGACCGCACCTCGGGCACCCGCGTCAACCAGTTGTTCTTCAACTTCCGCAAACCGCGCGGACATCCGCTGGCCGACGCCCGGGTGCGCGAGGCGCTCAGCTACGCCATCGACGGCGAGGCCCTGGTGCGCGATGTGCTCACCGGTTCCGCCCAGCAGGCCGAGGGCGTCATCCCGCTCGCCCTCAAGGGCTCGGTGCGCACCGGCCGTTACGTCCATGACCCCGGCGAGGCCCGCAAGCGCCTCGCCGCGCTGGGCGCGAGCGATCTCAAGGTGAAGATCATCTGGGAGTCCGGCGAGTTCCCCGCGGACACCTCGGTGATGGAGGCCGTGCTGGAGATGCTGCGCGCGGTCGGCGTCCGCGCCACCCTCCAGCAGTTCGAGCCGGGCGGCGACATCCAGCAGTGGCGGCAGGGCCGCCGGGGCGACTGGGACGTCCTCGGCAACGGCTTCTCCGTCCCCACCGGCCACGCCTCCACCAGCCTCCAGGGCATGTACGGCGGCACCGCGGAGAAGGAGCGGACCCGGGACACCTACCAGGGCTATGTCTTTCCGCGGATCGCCGCCCGGCTGGCCGACGCCTCCGCCGAAACGGATGAGAAGACGCGGAACACCAGGCTCGCCGCCGTCCAGCAGCAGATCTGGGACACCCGCCCCTGCCTGTGGGCCTTCGTCCCCGATGTGGTGCTGGCCCGCCGCACCCGAGTGCGCGATGTGCGCCTTCTGCAGCTCAACTCCTACGATCTCGCCGCCGTGCGTCTGGAGGGCTGAGCCGTGACGCGCTATCTGATACGCCGCCTGGGCCAGAGCGTCCTGACGGTCTTTCTGACCCTCTCCACCGTCTTCGTCCTGGTCCGCATGGCCCCCGGCGACCCCGCCGCGGCCCTGGCCGGGCCCAACCCCTCCAGCGCCGACCTCGCCCGGATCCGCGAGCAGTTCGGCCTCGACCGCGGACTGCTCAGCCAGTACGGGCTCTTTCTGCGCGATCTGTTCACCGGCGACCTCGGCACCAGCTACTCCTTCCACGCGCCCGCCCTGGACGTGGTGCTCGACCGGGTGCCCTACACCATCACCCTCTCCCTCTCCGCGATCGCCCTCACCGCGCTGGTGGCCGTGCCGCTCGGCGTATGGATGGCCCGCCGCGCCGACACCAAACGCGAGCTGGGCGCCAATGTGCTGACCATCGCCGGGCAGTCCATGCCGGACTTCTGGATCGGCGTGATGCTGCTGACCCTCTTCGCCGTGGCCGTTCCGGTGCTGCCCGCCTCCGGCTTCACCACCTGGGGCGGGCTGGTGCTGCCCACTGTGACCGTCGCGATCCTCCAGATGGCGCTGATCTCCCGGCTGGTCCGCCGGGAGATGGTGGCGGCCCTCGCCGCGCCGTATGTGACCGTCGCCCGCTCCCGCGGGGTTTCGAACCGCGTACTGACCTGGCGCTACGCCATGGGCAACTCCGCCATCCCGGTGCTCACCGCGCTCGGCACCCGCTTCGCCGCGATGCTCAACGGCGTCGTGGTGGTCGAGGTGGTCTTCGGCTGGCCCGGTGTCGGCTCCCTGGTCGTCCGCGCCCTGGAGACCCGCGACTATCCGCTGATCCAGGCGACCGTGCTGGTCACCGCCGCCCTGGCGGTCCTCGTCCAACTCCTCATCGACCTGGCCTATCCGCTGCTCGACCCGCGGGTACGCCTGGGAAAGGCGGCCTGAGATGAAAGGCGCCCTCGAAACCCCCGCCGAACCCCCAGCCCCCGCGAAGGCCAGCCCCGCGCCCCGCCCCAGCGCGGTCACCGCCAGGGACCTGGCGCGCGCCACCGCCACCCGGCGCCGCCGCAGCGCGAGCCTCAAACTGTGGGCGGGCGCGGTGTGCACCCTGCTGGTGGTGGTCCCCGTCGCCCTCGCCCAGGTGCTGCCGCTGCCCGGCGCGGGCGACCAGGACCTCTCCCGGCGCCGGCTGGCCCCGCTGACCGACGGCCATCTCTTCGGCACCGACCAGCTCGGCCGCGATGTGCTCTCGCGGGTGCTGCACGGCGGCCAGGTCTCGCTGTCGATCGGTGTGCTCGCCGTCGTCGTCTCCGGCCTCATCGGCATCGTCGCGGGCGCCGCCGCCGGGTACTACGGCCGCTGGGTGGACGCCGTCGTCTCCCGGCTGCTGGAGGCCCAGATGTCGCTGCCGCTGCTGATGATGCTGCTGCTCGTCGTGGCCCTCTTCGGCCCCTCCGTCACCGTCATCACCTGCGTCATCGCCATCGCACAGTGGCCCGAGGTGGCCCGGCTGACCCGGTCGTTGGTGCTGGTCGAGCGGGAGAAGCCGTATGTGGCCGCCGCCCAGGTGCTGGGGCTGCCCCGGATCGCCATCCTGGCCCGCCACATCATCCCCAACATCGTCCGCCAGGCATCGCTCGTGGTCCTGCTGCTGCTCGCCCAGGCGGTGCTGCTGGAGAGCGCGCTGAGCTACCTCGGCGCGGGCCCCCAGCGGCCGTTCGCCACCTGGGGCCGGATCATCTCCGACGGCCAGGACTACATCACCACCTCCTGGTGGCTGGTGACCCTGCCCGGCCTCGTCATCGTGCTGCTGGTGGTCGGGGTCAACCTGCTGGGCGACGGCCTGCGCGACCGCACCCGCCGACGTGCGACGGAGGGCTCCCGATGAGCGACACCCGCGACACCCGCGATACCCGCGATACCCGCGATACCCGCGATACCCGCGACACCAGCGACCCCCGCGGCACCCACGACACCAGCGACACCGGCGCCCCGGGCCCCCTGGTGGAGGTCGAGGACCTGCAGATCGAGCTGATCACCGACCGCGGGGTGGTGCGCGCGGTCGACGGGGTCGGCTTCACCATCGGCCCCGGCGAGACGGTGACGATCATCGGCGAGTCCGGCTCCGGCAAGTCCACCACCGCGATGGGCCTGCTGCGGCTGCTGCCCGACGGGCTCGCCGTCCTCTCCGGGACGGCCCGGATCTTCGGTGCCGACGTCATCGCCGACGCCAAGGCGGCCGGGCGGATCCGCGGCCGCGGGGTCTCCCTGATCCCCCAGGACCCGATGACGGCGCTCAGCCCGGTACACACCATCGGCCGTCAGCTCGGCGAGGCACTCCGGCTGCGCCACCCGGGCA is a window of Streptomyces violaceusniger Tu 4113 DNA encoding:
- a CDS encoding ABC transporter substrate-binding protein; this translates as MTRIPFGPALSRRSVLRLGAGASAGIALAPLTGCAGPTGAPGPGAISLGLNRSLVSLDNKLNQFDAAVTVQRAVRQALTRIGKGLRPELVLADRFEMTGPTAWTVRLRRGARYSDGTPVTVKDVSTALKMYAGVNGSFIVGLFPEMPTVEPVDERTFRLHTRRPVPILDQLMANILISPAARNRPEELSGGVGSGPYLVTSANSGTGEYTLDANPRYWGRRPTVDRVRVRFVPEESSRVVAVRSGELDVIDTITPDSAEQLKGLPGVRLDRTSGTRVNQLFFNFRKPRGHPLADARVREALSYAIDGEALVRDVLTGSAQQAEGVIPLALKGSVRTGRYVHDPGEARKRLAALGASDLKVKIIWESGEFPADTSVMEAVLEMLRAVGVRATLQQFEPGGDIQQWRQGRRGDWDVLGNGFSVPTGHASTSLQGMYGGTAEKERTRDTYQGYVFPRIAARLADASAETDEKTRNTRLAAVQQQIWDTRPCLWAFVPDVVLARRTRVRDVRLLQLNSYDLAAVRLEG
- a CDS encoding ABC transporter permease, coding for MTRYLIRRLGQSVLTVFLTLSTVFVLVRMAPGDPAAALAGPNPSSADLARIREQFGLDRGLLSQYGLFLRDLFTGDLGTSYSFHAPALDVVLDRVPYTITLSLSAIALTALVAVPLGVWMARRADTKRELGANVLTIAGQSMPDFWIGVMLLTLFAVAVPVLPASGFTTWGGLVLPTVTVAILQMALISRLVRREMVAALAAPYVTVARSRGVSNRVLTWRYAMGNSAIPVLTALGTRFAAMLNGVVVVEVVFGWPGVGSLVVRALETRDYPLIQATVLVTAALAVLVQLLIDLAYPLLDPRVRLGKAA
- a CDS encoding ABC transporter permease translates to MKGALETPAEPPAPAKASPAPRPSAVTARDLARATATRRRRSASLKLWAGAVCTLLVVVPVALAQVLPLPGAGDQDLSRRRLAPLTDGHLFGTDQLGRDVLSRVLHGGQVSLSIGVLAVVVSGLIGIVAGAAAGYYGRWVDAVVSRLLEAQMSLPLLMMLLLVVALFGPSVTVITCVIAIAQWPEVARLTRSLVLVEREKPYVAAAQVLGLPRIAILARHIIPNIVRQASLVVLLLLAQAVLLESALSYLGAGPQRPFATWGRIISDGQDYITTSWWLVTLPGLVIVLLVVGVNLLGDGLRDRTRRRATEGSR
- a CDS encoding ABC transporter ATP-binding protein — protein: MSDTRDTRDTRDTRDTRDTRDTSDPRGTHDTSDTGAPGPLVEVEDLQIELITDRGVVRAVDGVGFTIGPGETVTIIGESGSGKSTTAMGLLRLLPDGLAVLSGTARIFGADVIADAKAAGRIRGRGVSLIPQDPMTALSPVHTIGRQLGEALRLRHPGMSRADARAKGVELLGRVRIPHPETRWGAYPHQFSGGMLQRVLIAIALAAEPRLLVADEPTSALDVTVQAGVLDLLMELQERTGIGILMITHDLGVARLVSDRIHVMRGGRFVESGPVEQIVDHPRERYTRDLLAAVPTLGPWHETPAAAAVTEEAL